One stretch of Acidobacteriota bacterium DNA includes these proteins:
- a CDS encoding histone deacetylase: MALSRWLHPLLRSCRLLRRHLWPVPVDVVYSEKYQLSHSTAPHDPQRSEHILTFLLAEGLVLPKRLHRPRIASVRNLRRVHTDNYLESLRDTAVLQKITGMTASQADLDSYVDIQRYMVGGTHQAVKLALEQHNTVIHLGGGLHHAHADRGRGFCILNDVAVAVRDARAGGFAGRVLIIDLDLHHGDGTEAIFAKDETVHTFSIHNRSWQDIPAVASTNIELGSDVDDDTYLRALRRHLPPLLEELRPRLVIYLAGVDPAATDALGDWRITTQGMLARDRFVAQQIHRLRQGATPWVITLAGGYGTRAWRYSGRFFSSLLNGGRALEPPSTDEITLERYRRLSSLLQPEELTGIPSTGSSGGDDWQLTPEDIYGALGDRRESRFLSYYSKHGIELVLERSGLLDRLRSLGFRHLTVDWDLDNAAGQTIRVLCIDRGQELLGELRAQRERRLIPGMELLQVEWLLLQNPRATFEDGRPPLPGQEHPGLGMLRDVVAMLLVMCERLGLDGLSFVPSHYHLAATSHKVLRFLEPEHERLYRGLHKALAELSVAEASRAVDEERIVDAETGEPFRWRPMPMVLPVSDRLKEELANRWQKMDEEEPSATPRFILRR, from the coding sequence ATGGCGCTTTCCCGCTGGCTCCACCCCCTGCTCCGCAGCTGCCGGCTGCTCCGCCGCCATTTGTGGCCCGTACCGGTGGACGTGGTGTACTCCGAAAAGTACCAGCTGAGCCACTCCACCGCCCCCCACGACCCTCAGCGCTCGGAGCACATCCTCACCTTTCTCCTCGCTGAAGGTCTGGTACTGCCCAAACGCCTGCATCGTCCTCGCATCGCCTCCGTGCGCAACCTGCGGCGAGTGCACACCGACAACTACCTCGAATCCCTCCGGGATACCGCGGTGCTGCAGAAGATCACCGGTATGACCGCCTCCCAGGCGGACCTCGACTCCTACGTGGACATCCAGCGCTACATGGTGGGGGGCACCCATCAGGCGGTGAAGCTCGCCCTCGAGCAGCACAACACCGTGATCCATCTGGGGGGCGGGCTGCATCACGCCCACGCCGACCGCGGCCGGGGCTTCTGCATCCTCAACGATGTGGCGGTGGCGGTGCGTGACGCCCGCGCCGGCGGCTTTGCGGGCCGAGTGCTGATCATCGACCTCGACCTGCACCACGGCGACGGCACCGAAGCGATCTTCGCCAAGGACGAGACGGTCCACACCTTCTCCATCCACAACCGATCCTGGCAGGACATACCGGCGGTGGCGAGCACCAATATCGAGCTCGGCAGCGACGTGGACGACGATACCTACCTACGGGCGCTCCGCCGCCACCTGCCGCCACTGCTCGAAGAGCTGCGGCCGCGGCTGGTGATCTACCTCGCCGGCGTCGACCCGGCGGCCACCGACGCCCTGGGAGACTGGCGCATCACCACCCAGGGCATGCTCGCCCGGGACCGCTTCGTGGCGCAGCAGATCCACCGTCTGCGCCAGGGAGCCACCCCGTGGGTGATCACCCTCGCCGGCGGCTACGGCACCCGGGCCTGGCGCTACAGCGGCCGTTTCTTTTCCTCGCTGCTCAACGGCGGCCGGGCACTGGAGCCCCCGTCCACGGACGAGATCACCCTCGAGCGCTATCGGCGTCTCTCCAGCCTGCTGCAGCCGGAGGAGCTCACCGGCATCCCTAGCACCGGCAGCTCCGGCGGCGACGATTGGCAGCTCACCCCCGAAGACATCTACGGCGCCCTCGGTGACCGCCGGGAGAGTCGCTTCCTGAGCTACTACTCCAAACACGGCATCGAGCTGGTGCTGGAACGTTCCGGCCTGCTGGACCGCCTGCGCTCCCTGGGCTTCCGACACCTGACGGTGGATTGGGATCTGGACAACGCCGCCGGACAGACCATCCGGGTGCTGTGCATCGACCGCGGCCAAGAGCTCTTGGGAGAGCTGCGAGCCCAGCGGGAGCGGCGGCTGATTCCCGGGATGGAGCTGCTGCAGGTGGAGTGGTTGCTGCTGCAGAATCCCCGCGCCACCTTCGAAGATGGGCGGCCACCACTGCCCGGCCAGGAGCACCCGGGGCTCGGCATGCTGCGGGACGTCGTCGCCATGCTGCTAGTGATGTGCGAGCGCCTTGGGCTAGACGGGCTCTCCTTCGTGCCCTCCCACTACCACCTGGCCGCCACCTCCCACAAAGTGCTGCGTTTTCTGGAGCCGGAGCACGAGCGACTGTACCGAGGCCTCCACAAGGCCCTGGCGGAGCTCTCCGTCGCCGAAGCCAGCCGGGCAGTAGATGAGGAGAGGATAGTGGACGCCGAAACCGGGGAGCCCTTCCGCTGGCGCCCCATGCCCATGGTGCTGCCGGTGAGTGACCGGCTCAAGGAGGAACTCGCCAACCGCTGGCAGAAGATGGACGAGGAAGAGCCTTCGGCGACGCCACGATTCATCCTGCGCCGCTGA
- a CDS encoding VWA domain-containing protein: protein MSQPHSVAATWKMTRNWRRRWSLKTLLLIVGLVWSGVSAGSALAQEAEQIPADEPMDTFGELIEVRLVEVEVVVTDAQGQRVPGLQAEDFELLVDGALEPVEYFSEVQDNQRVQATGGQNDAFEKLVVEPAEALGEQVAQDIAREPVHSWLVFIDDYYTDRRYRKALFERLLRDLETLRPGDRMAVVRYAGHKLEVLSPWTRSKTELRRVIQNAQDLKPGDQRRLAQLRAVSTTGAYFEERARLNSQQVSKVVNAASITLRSFAEAEGRKLFVLVSSGWPYDFAGGPVPERSLFGDRLQRTNLERIHQVADVANLVGYTIYPLHLGLAGSPVDAANSQGRGGSSLDVGSLTERDSLRYLAHETGGEMMTYAIAKPTLPVQWLREETRSYYVLGFSPRIVRDGRKHSVEVRVRGQGLEARHRSGYRDLTQRTQASMATEAALLFDAPTKNTLDVAFGQAKKLRLGPARVPMTVRIPMDWVTMVNFDGYHHASLRLRVAVVDKRGNRSDIAVVPVRFKGEKPAPGEVAVYETEVELRRQKQTLAVSLVDTLSNEMLTSKVELDL from the coding sequence ATGTCTCAGCCCCATTCCGTGGCCGCAACTTGGAAAATGACCCGCAACTGGAGGCGGCGCTGGTCGCTGAAGACTCTGCTCCTGATCGTCGGGCTGGTCTGGTCTGGAGTCTCGGCCGGAAGCGCTTTGGCCCAGGAGGCGGAGCAGATCCCGGCGGACGAGCCCATGGATACCTTCGGCGAGCTCATCGAGGTGCGGCTGGTGGAGGTGGAGGTGGTGGTCACCGACGCCCAGGGTCAGCGGGTGCCGGGGCTTCAGGCGGAGGACTTCGAGCTTCTGGTGGACGGTGCACTGGAGCCGGTGGAGTACTTCAGCGAGGTCCAGGACAACCAGCGGGTGCAGGCGACGGGGGGGCAGAACGATGCGTTCGAGAAGCTGGTGGTGGAGCCCGCCGAAGCGTTGGGCGAACAGGTCGCCCAGGATATCGCCCGGGAGCCGGTGCACAGCTGGCTGGTGTTCATTGACGACTATTACACCGACCGGCGCTATCGCAAGGCGCTCTTTGAGCGGTTGCTCCGGGATCTGGAGACTCTGAGACCCGGAGACCGTATGGCGGTGGTTCGGTATGCGGGCCACAAGCTCGAGGTGCTGAGCCCCTGGACTCGTTCGAAGACGGAGCTGCGGCGGGTGATCCAGAACGCCCAAGATCTCAAGCCCGGAGACCAGAGGCGCCTGGCGCAGCTGCGGGCCGTGTCGACCACCGGCGCGTATTTCGAGGAACGGGCCCGCCTCAATTCCCAGCAGGTGTCGAAGGTGGTCAACGCCGCCAGCATCACCCTGCGTAGCTTTGCCGAGGCGGAAGGCCGCAAGCTCTTCGTGCTGGTCTCCAGCGGCTGGCCCTACGACTTCGCCGGCGGTCCGGTGCCCGAACGTTCCTTGTTCGGCGACCGCTTGCAGAGGACCAATTTGGAGCGAATTCATCAGGTGGCGGATGTCGCCAACCTGGTGGGATACACCATCTATCCGCTCCACCTGGGGCTTGCCGGGAGCCCCGTCGATGCTGCCAACTCCCAGGGCAGAGGCGGATCGTCCCTCGATGTGGGCTCGCTGACGGAGCGCGACTCCTTGCGCTATCTCGCGCACGAGACCGGCGGGGAGATGATGACCTACGCCATCGCCAAACCGACTCTGCCGGTGCAGTGGCTGCGGGAGGAGACTCGTTCTTATTATGTGTTGGGCTTCTCTCCCCGCATCGTTCGCGACGGTCGCAAGCATTCGGTGGAGGTGCGGGTGCGTGGGCAGGGGCTCGAGGCGCGGCACCGTAGCGGTTACCGGGACCTGACCCAGCGGACCCAGGCATCCATGGCGACGGAGGCGGCGCTGCTCTTCGACGCTCCCACCAAGAACACTTTGGATGTCGCCTTCGGCCAGGCGAAGAAGCTTCGCCTCGGGCCCGCCCGGGTGCCCATGACCGTGCGTATCCCCATGGATTGGGTGACCATGGTGAACTTTGACGGCTACCACCATGCCAGCTTGCGGCTGCGGGTGGCGGTGGTGGACAAGCGGGGAAACCGCTCCGACATTGCGGTGGTGCCGGTGCGCTTCAAGGGTGAGAAGCCGGCGCCCGGTGAGGTGGCGGTCTATGAGACCGAAGTGGAGCTCCGGCGCCAGAAGCAGACCCTCGCCGTCTCCCTCGTGGACACCCTGAGCAACGAGATGCTCACCTCCAAGGTGGAACTGGATCTTTGA
- a CDS encoding OmpA family protein yields the protein MLALTLLCVATPALAQGDDFEAATTEGGVGYFSLLSGETLTQGTWSFGAYYNNWDRVVTPVSCLIAPLTSDWDYDQDRLSASIGYGVTDRLSLSLMVPYDSIDATGENRIGIVNGQKLSEEIDGSGLGNLRLAAKFKLTGADDGSSALALNAFVDASTGDEDEAIVTGDTGFGVGLSYNVHNWLFNVGYTDPGDAEAMEINEEVVAGIGYLVPISERLGWITEWTSYTAVGSASPNEPDHVDLTTGLRYLFGDRNEWSFNVALRNNLSGWSEGTDELGGLVGITYRGRPAPPAPEPPPAPAPPPAPAPPPPAPEPPPAPEPPPPPAAPEAPEPAPVIEDTLLFDSGSDHVTNIAKAQLDELALQMKQNLDLRATVVGYSDSRGSDAANQRMSELRAEAVKAYLVTRHGIDPERITAEGRGEADPVGDNDTAEGRAANRRVEIRLE from the coding sequence ATGTTGGCCCTGACCCTGCTCTGTGTGGCCACTCCGGCCCTGGCGCAGGGTGACGACTTCGAAGCGGCGACGACCGAGGGAGGGGTGGGATATTTCTCGCTGCTCTCCGGCGAGACCCTGACCCAGGGGACCTGGTCCTTTGGCGCCTACTACAACAATTGGGACCGGGTGGTGACCCCGGTGTCCTGCCTGATCGCGCCGCTGACCTCCGATTGGGACTACGACCAGGACCGGCTCAGCGCGAGCATCGGCTACGGCGTCACCGATCGGCTGTCCCTGAGCCTGATGGTGCCCTACGACAGCATCGACGCGACCGGTGAGAATCGCATCGGTATCGTCAACGGCCAGAAGCTCAGCGAGGAGATCGACGGCAGCGGCCTGGGCAATCTGCGGCTGGCCGCCAAGTTCAAGCTCACCGGTGCCGATGACGGCAGCAGCGCGCTGGCCCTCAATGCTTTCGTCGACGCCTCCACCGGCGACGAGGACGAAGCCATCGTCACCGGCGATACCGGCTTTGGCGTGGGTCTGAGCTACAACGTCCACAACTGGTTGTTCAACGTCGGCTACACCGATCCCGGCGACGCCGAGGCGATGGAGATCAACGAGGAAGTGGTCGCCGGTATCGGATACCTGGTGCCCATCTCCGAGCGGCTGGGCTGGATCACCGAGTGGACCAGCTACACCGCCGTGGGCTCCGCGTCGCCCAACGAGCCGGATCACGTCGATCTGACCACCGGCCTGCGCTATCTCTTCGGTGATCGCAACGAGTGGAGCTTCAACGTCGCCCTGCGCAACAACCTTTCCGGTTGGAGCGAGGGTACCGACGAGCTCGGTGGCCTGGTGGGCATCACCTATCGGGGCCGCCCGGCGCCGCCAGCCCCCGAGCCGCCACCGGCTCCGGCACCGCCTCCGGCTCCCGCTCCGCCGCCTCCGGCTCCGGAACCGCCGCCGGCCCCGGAACCGCCGCCACCGCCGGCGGCCCCGGAAGCTCCGGAACCGGCTCCGGTGATCGAGGACACTCTGCTCTTCGACTCCGGCAGCGACCACGTCACCAACATCGCCAAGGCACAGCTGGATGAGCTGGCGCTGCAGATGAAGCAGAACCTGGATCTGCGGGCCACGGTGGTCGGCTACAGCGACTCCCGCGGCTCCGACGCGGCCAATCAGCGCATGAGCGAGCTGCGGGCGGAGGCCGTGAAGGCCTATCTGGTGACTCGCCACGGCATCGACCCGGAGCGCATCACCGCCGAGGGCCGCGGTGAAGCGGATCCGGTGGGCGACAACGACACCGCCGAGGGCCGAGCGGCCAACCGCCGCGTGGAGATTCGCCTCGAATAG
- a CDS encoding 1-acyl-sn-glycerol-3-phosphate acyltransferase — protein sequence MNRTVTLPLWLVVILGVFALWALLDRLLIPSIRWYFRRRINRVIDHFNRRLAIRLQPFKLTKRQVLLDRLTYDPEVLEAVEAFAQEHEMPRAVVMNKVQRYAHEIVPAFNAYVYFRVGYLIARTVARLLYRVRLGSADERALATVDPEATVVFLMNHRSNMDYVLVSYMVADRSALSYAVGEWARIWPLETLIRSMGAYFVRRKSRNALYRKVLQRYVQMATANGVTQAVYPEGGLSRDGALRPPKLGLLDYMLRDFDPDGERDLVFIPVGLNYDRTLEDRTLLRDLDPGAERKDLKSTLGTTVRFVGKQLRLMVARRWHRFGYACVNFGAPISTRAELERLGVDLRELSRDERFARVSELAERWMAAVGDVVPVLPVSLTATVFARSPEQALSLLELKSRVQELIQQLQGQGAAVYVPRRDGDYAINVGLRMLTLRRLVEEEDGLYRPVPEELPVLTYYANSIRHLLPSATADELPAA from the coding sequence ATGAACCGCACCGTGACCCTACCTCTGTGGCTGGTAGTGATTCTCGGCGTCTTTGCGCTCTGGGCCCTCCTCGACCGGCTGCTGATCCCGAGCATTCGATGGTATTTCCGCCGCCGCATCAACCGGGTCATCGATCACTTCAACCGGCGGCTGGCCATCCGCCTCCAGCCGTTCAAGCTGACCAAACGGCAGGTTCTCCTCGACCGCCTGACCTACGATCCGGAAGTCCTGGAGGCGGTCGAGGCCTTCGCCCAGGAGCACGAGATGCCCCGGGCGGTGGTGATGAACAAAGTCCAGCGCTACGCCCACGAGATCGTTCCCGCCTTCAACGCCTACGTCTACTTCCGCGTCGGCTACCTCATCGCCCGTACCGTCGCCCGGCTCCTCTACCGCGTACGCCTGGGCTCCGCCGACGAGCGAGCCCTGGCGACAGTGGATCCCGAGGCGACGGTGGTCTTCCTGATGAACCACCGCAGCAACATGGATTACGTGCTGGTCTCCTACATGGTGGCGGACCGCAGCGCCCTCTCCTACGCCGTCGGAGAGTGGGCGCGTATCTGGCCGCTGGAAACCCTGATCCGCTCCATGGGCGCCTACTTCGTCCGCCGCAAGTCCCGCAACGCTCTCTATCGCAAAGTGCTCCAGCGCTATGTCCAGATGGCCACCGCCAACGGGGTTACCCAGGCGGTGTATCCGGAGGGTGGCCTGTCCCGGGACGGCGCCCTACGCCCCCCCAAGCTGGGCCTGCTGGACTACATGCTGCGGGACTTCGACCCCGACGGCGAACGGGATTTGGTCTTCATCCCGGTGGGGCTCAACTACGACCGCACCCTGGAGGACCGAACCCTGCTGCGGGATCTCGACCCCGGGGCCGAGCGCAAGGACTTGAAGTCCACCCTCGGCACTACCGTTCGATTCGTCGGCAAGCAGCTGCGACTGATGGTGGCCCGGCGCTGGCATCGCTTCGGCTACGCCTGCGTCAACTTCGGAGCTCCCATCTCCACCCGCGCCGAGCTCGAACGCCTGGGGGTCGATCTGCGGGAGCTCTCCCGGGATGAACGCTTCGCTCGGGTGTCGGAGCTCGCCGAGCGCTGGATGGCAGCGGTGGGGGACGTGGTGCCGGTGCTTCCCGTCTCGCTGACGGCCACCGTCTTCGCCCGCAGCCCGGAGCAGGCGCTCTCGCTCCTCGAGCTCAAGAGCCGAGTGCAGGAGCTGATTCAGCAATTGCAGGGGCAGGGGGCAGCGGTTTACGTGCCCCGGCGGGACGGCGATTACGCCATCAACGTCGGCCTGCGCATGCTCACCCTGCGACGCCTGGTGGAGGAAGAGGACGGCCTCTATCGGCCGGTACCGGAGGAGCTCCCGGTGCTCACCTACTACGCCAACTCCATCCGCCACCTGCTGCCGTCGGCCACCGCCGACGAGTTGCCGGCAGCCTAG
- a CDS encoding diguanylate cyclase — protein MIPATFLVVAILLLLGLSALWEARTASVRVGMDVEEEVNGLRITGVLEDGPASLGDIRPEDFLLAIDGVAVASYEDYDRVIMSRRGQPSVVFTVVREGQRLEQEVIPGRPAEWGFYAAWAIPALVHLAIAFVVLLMPRQSLRSRLLLLLAAAIALELSLPAPWLMTPVPSGALWALVFLLQGLEEPLQLHLAALIPGRNPWIARNRWAIPTVYALSMGAVTPLALNALAPELVPLGATTESVLYFVFDRLLVPLGALISALLLATAAIRWPRAQGRHQAALVLAGLLPWMGLVWLDTAAAAFGRSLPWLEVGLPVSSAFLPPAIFIAIIRYDLLEAQERFRRWLMYSLLTASVVLSLYLLLVFVGMAVLQQAAPGMLSVWLISGVSLLLGLLFSPIRRLIQRSVERRFFPGRVALRRQLRELAADLPGEGKVPAMGQALVRRMAEILDLRSATLLLADPKSRVLIFSATTLEAVERDFDQTFLLAPDDPGVQVLTAAETPLPAEALIPHSAALAQRLAAFEAQIAVPLVNRKRLVGLLLLGQRSSGGRFPMEEVDLMGLFSDHVASALENARLFESATLESLTGLLRREAILEHLDRELQRALRYNRPLSLAMLDLDHFKAVNDQHGHLVGDALLKRIASTLGQNVRSADMLGRYGGEEFLLVMPETELAGAVGVAEKLRSLVAKTPLLVEGEEQPVYITLTVGVASIACFDGEESPRGRQLIELADRRLYRAKDDGRNRVEPGTLTLVR, from the coding sequence GTGATCCCCGCGACCTTCTTGGTCGTGGCGATCTTGCTCTTGCTAGGGCTTTCGGCACTCTGGGAAGCCCGTACGGCGAGCGTCCGGGTGGGGATGGACGTGGAGGAGGAGGTCAACGGCCTTCGGATCACGGGAGTCCTCGAGGACGGTCCGGCGAGCCTTGGAGACATTCGGCCGGAGGACTTTCTGCTGGCCATCGATGGGGTCGCAGTGGCCTCCTACGAGGACTACGACCGCGTGATCATGAGTCGCCGCGGCCAGCCGTCGGTAGTCTTCACGGTGGTGCGGGAAGGCCAGCGGCTGGAGCAGGAAGTGATCCCTGGCCGGCCCGCCGAGTGGGGTTTCTACGCCGCCTGGGCCATCCCCGCGCTCGTCCACCTGGCCATCGCCTTCGTGGTGCTGTTGATGCCGCGGCAGAGCCTGCGCAGCCGGTTGCTCTTGCTCCTGGCCGCCGCCATCGCCCTGGAGCTCTCGCTGCCGGCGCCCTGGCTGATGACACCGGTACCGTCCGGGGCCTTATGGGCTTTGGTGTTCTTGCTCCAGGGTTTGGAGGAGCCTCTGCAGCTGCATTTGGCGGCGCTGATCCCCGGACGCAATCCGTGGATCGCGCGCAATCGCTGGGCGATTCCCACGGTCTATGCTCTATCCATGGGGGCGGTGACGCCCCTGGCTCTCAACGCTCTGGCACCGGAGCTGGTGCCATTGGGGGCGACCACGGAGTCGGTGTTGTATTTCGTCTTCGATCGGCTCCTGGTTCCCCTCGGCGCCCTGATTTCCGCTCTCTTGCTGGCCACGGCGGCGATCCGCTGGCCCCGGGCCCAGGGCCGTCATCAGGCAGCGCTGGTGCTCGCCGGGCTGCTGCCGTGGATGGGCCTGGTGTGGCTGGACACCGCCGCCGCCGCTTTCGGCCGTTCCCTGCCCTGGCTGGAGGTAGGGCTGCCGGTCTCGTCGGCGTTCCTGCCGCCGGCGATCTTCATTGCCATCATTCGTTATGACCTGCTGGAGGCCCAGGAGCGCTTTCGCCGCTGGCTGATGTACTCGCTGCTCACCGCTTCGGTGGTGCTCAGCCTGTACCTCCTGCTGGTCTTCGTGGGCATGGCGGTGCTGCAACAAGCGGCGCCGGGAATGTTGTCGGTGTGGCTGATCTCCGGGGTTTCGTTGCTCCTGGGCCTGCTCTTTTCGCCGATCCGGCGGCTGATCCAACGTTCGGTGGAGCGGCGCTTCTTTCCCGGCCGGGTGGCGCTGCGGCGGCAGCTGCGGGAGCTGGCGGCGGATCTGCCCGGCGAGGGCAAGGTGCCCGCCATGGGCCAAGCGCTGGTGCGGCGGATGGCGGAGATCCTCGATCTGCGTTCCGCCACCCTGCTGCTGGCGGATCCCAAGAGCCGGGTTCTGATCTTCTCCGCCACCACCTTGGAAGCAGTGGAACGGGACTTCGACCAGACCTTCCTCCTCGCTCCCGACGATCCCGGAGTGCAGGTGCTGACGGCGGCGGAGACACCTCTGCCGGCGGAGGCTTTGATTCCCCACAGCGCCGCTCTGGCCCAGCGTCTCGCGGCCTTCGAGGCGCAGATCGCGGTGCCGCTGGTGAATCGCAAGCGGCTTGTGGGGCTGTTGCTCCTCGGGCAGCGCAGCAGCGGTGGACGCTTCCCCATGGAGGAGGTGGACCTCATGGGGCTGTTCTCGGATCATGTGGCTTCGGCGCTGGAGAATGCTCGGCTCTTCGAGTCCGCCACGCTGGAGAGCTTGACCGGTCTGCTGCGGCGGGAGGCCATCCTCGAGCACTTGGATCGGGAGCTGCAGCGGGCGCTGCGTTACAACCGCCCGCTGAGCCTCGCCATGCTCGATCTGGATCATTTCAAGGCGGTCAACGACCAACACGGTCACCTGGTGGGGGACGCCTTGCTCAAGCGCATTGCATCGACCCTCGGCCAGAACGTGCGCTCCGCCGACATGTTGGGGCGCTACGGCGGCGAGGAGTTCCTCTTGGTGATGCCCGAGACCGAGCTGGCCGGTGCGGTGGGAGTGGCGGAGAAGTTGCGCTCGCTGGTGGCGAAAACACCCCTGCTGGTGGAGGGAGAGGAGCAGCCGGTGTACATCACCCTCACCGTCGGCGTGGCGAGCATCGCTTGCTTCGATGGGGAGGAATCACCGCGCGGTCGCCAGCTCATCGAGCTGGCGGACCGCCGCCTCTACCGGGCTAAGGACGACGGCCGCAACCGAGTCGAGCCCGGTACGCTGACGCTGGTTCGCTGA
- a CDS encoding Smr/MutS family protein — translation MPHRSETEAGEEMMPEETFEMEITDILDLHSFPPREVKDLVQEYLEVAYQRGLRNLRIIHGRGIGVQRKTVRRILERHPRVQAYGDAPAEAGGWGATWVEME, via the coding sequence ATGCCCCATCGTTCAGAGACCGAGGCCGGTGAAGAGATGATGCCGGAGGAAACCTTCGAAATGGAGATCACCGACATCCTCGATCTCCACAGCTTCCCACCGCGGGAGGTCAAGGATCTGGTGCAGGAGTATCTGGAGGTCGCCTACCAGCGGGGCCTGAGAAACCTGCGCATCATCCACGGCCGAGGCATCGGCGTACAGCGCAAGACCGTGCGCCGCATCCTCGAACGCCATCCGCGGGTCCAGGCCTATGGCGACGCGCCGGCGGAGGCCGGCGGCTGGGGCGCCACCTGGGTCGAGATGGAATGA
- a CDS encoding M3 family metallopeptidase — translation MTQSAMTQDEIQANPLLHEWTGPYGGVPPFDQMELSSLEPAMEQAILDNLAEVEAIANNPEPSTFENTIVALERTGELLDRVGPFYSIWRSNLSTPELREILGRLAPQLADLRNQIIQNRALFERVAAVHASPEVATLRPDQQRLVELTYDEFARNGATLEGAAKERYAEINRQLAELHTRFANNVLADEEGYVLYLDENQLGGLPDSFVKAAAAAAEERGEAGRYAVLNTRSSMDPFLTYSTERALREKVWRTYYSRGDNADEHDNNALIPQILALRHERVQLLGYDNYAQWRLEDRMAKTPERARELILTLWPAAVARVDEEVAEMQAIADREGAGITIEPWDYRFYAEKVRQAKYDLDSNELKQYLQLERLREAMFFVAGELFGFQFTPLEEGTVPVFHPDVRVWEVTDRDSGDLVGLWYLDPFARSGKRSGAWASTYRGHEVLDEPTTVLASNNSNFIQGAPGEPVLLSWDDAETLFHEFGHALHALSSQVAYPSLDSGVRDYTEFQSQLLELWLLTEPVLQRFLVHHETGEPMPAELVAKIQRASTFNEGFLTTEYLASALLDLEYHTMDPEGLDPDTFERETLERIGMPNELVMRHRSPHFGHVFSSEGYAAGYYGYLWADVLTADAAEAFTEAPGGFYDDNLAQRLVEYLFAARNSIDPADAYRTFRGRDATVDALLRARGFPVPEGAGVGG, via the coding sequence ATGACCCAAAGCGCCATGACCCAAGACGAAATCCAAGCCAATCCTCTGCTGCACGAGTGGACCGGCCCCTACGGCGGCGTCCCTCCCTTCGACCAGATGGAGCTGAGCTCTCTGGAGCCGGCGATGGAGCAGGCCATTCTCGACAACCTGGCCGAAGTGGAGGCCATCGCCAACAACCCCGAACCGTCCACTTTTGAGAACACCATCGTCGCCCTAGAGCGCACTGGCGAGCTCCTCGACCGGGTCGGTCCCTTCTACAGCATTTGGCGCTCCAACCTCTCCACCCCCGAGCTGCGGGAGATCCTCGGCCGCCTGGCGCCGCAGCTGGCGGACTTGCGCAACCAGATCATCCAGAACCGCGCCCTCTTCGAGCGCGTCGCCGCAGTCCACGCCAGCCCCGAGGTCGCCACGCTGCGCCCGGACCAGCAGCGGCTGGTGGAGCTGACCTACGACGAATTCGCCCGCAACGGCGCCACCCTGGAGGGTGCGGCCAAAGAGCGCTACGCCGAGATCAACCGTCAGCTCGCCGAGCTCCACACCCGCTTTGCCAACAATGTGCTGGCGGACGAGGAGGGTTATGTCCTCTACCTCGACGAGAATCAGCTGGGCGGTCTGCCGGACTCCTTCGTCAAGGCCGCGGCAGCCGCCGCCGAAGAGCGCGGCGAGGCCGGCCGCTACGCCGTGCTCAACACCCGCTCCTCCATGGACCCCTTCCTCACCTACTCCACCGAGCGGGCGCTGCGGGAGAAGGTCTGGCGCACCTACTACAGCCGCGGCGACAACGCCGACGAGCACGACAACAATGCCCTGATCCCTCAGATCCTCGCCCTGCGCCACGAGCGGGTGCAGCTCCTGGGCTACGACAACTATGCCCAGTGGCGGCTGGAAGACCGCATGGCCAAAACCCCGGAGCGCGCCCGGGAGCTGATCCTCACCCTGTGGCCGGCGGCGGTGGCGCGGGTGGACGAAGAAGTGGCGGAAATGCAGGCCATCGCCGACCGGGAGGGCGCCGGCATCACCATCGAGCCGTGGGATTACCGCTTCTACGCCGAGAAGGTGCGGCAGGCGAAATACGACCTGGACTCCAACGAGCTCAAGCAATACCTCCAGCTGGAGCGCCTGCGGGAGGCCATGTTCTTCGTCGCCGGCGAGCTCTTCGGCTTCCAATTCACTCCTCTCGAGGAGGGCACGGTGCCGGTCTTCCACCCCGACGTCCGGGTATGGGAAGTCACCGACCGGGACAGCGGCGACCTGGTGGGCCTGTGGTACCTCGATCCCTTCGCCCGCTCCGGCAAACGCTCCGGCGCCTGGGCCAGCACCTACCGCGGCCACGAGGTCCTCGACGAGCCCACCACGGTGCTCGCCTCCAACAACTCCAACTTCATCCAGGGCGCCCCCGGCGAGCCGGTTCTGCTCTCCTGGGACGACGCCGAAACCCTCTTCCACGAGTTCGGCCACGCCCTCCACGCCCTCTCCTCCCAGGTCGCCTACCCGAGCCTCGACTCCGGCGTCCGCGACTACACCGAATTCCAAAGCCAGCTCCTCGAGCTCTGGCTGCTCACCGAGCCGGTGCTCCAGCGCTTCTTGGTGCACCACGAGACCGGCGAGCCCATGCCGGCGGAGCTGGTGGCCAAGATCCAGCGCGCCAGCACCTTCAACGAAGGCTTCCTGACCACCGAGTACCTGGCCTCGGCGCTGCTCGATTTGGAGTACCACACCATGGATCCGGAGGGCCTCGACCCCGACACCTTCGAGCGCGAGACCCTGGAGCGCATCGGCATGCCCAACGAGCTGGTCATGCGCCACCGCTCCCCCCACTTCGGCCACGTCTTCTCCAGCGAAGGCTACGCCGCCGGCTACTACGGCTACCTGTGGGCCGACGTCCTCACCGCCGACGCCGCCGAAGCCTTCACCGAAGCCCCCGGCGGCTTCTACGACGACAACCTCGCCCAGCGCCTGGTGGAATACCTCTTCGCCGCCCGCAACTCCATCGACCCCGCCGACGCCTACCGCACCTTCCGCGGCCGCGACGCCACCGTCGACGCCCTGCTCCGGGCGCGGGGCTTCCCGGTGCCGGAGGGGGCGGGGGTTGGGGGTTGA